A region of Phocoena phocoena chromosome 17, mPhoPho1.1, whole genome shotgun sequence DNA encodes the following proteins:
- the RPL7 gene encoding large ribosomal subunit protein uL30 yields the protein MEGAEEKKKKVPAVPETLKKKRKNFAELKIKRLRKKFAQKMLRKARRKLIYEKAKHYHKEYRQMYRTEIRMARMARKAGNFYVPAEPKLAFVIRIRGINGVSPKVRKVLQLLRLRQIFNGTFVKLNKASINMLRIVEPYIAWGYPNLKSVNELIYKRGYGKINKKRIALTDNVLIARSLGKYGIICMEDLIHEIYTVGKRFKEANNFLWPFKLSSPRGGMKKKTTHFVEGGDAGNREDQINRLIRRMN from the exons ATGGAAGGCGCTGA ggagaagaaaaagaaggttcCTGCTGTGCCAGAAACCCTTAAGAAGAAGCGAAAGAATTTCGCAGAGCTTAAGATCAAGCGCCTGAGAAAGAAATTTGCCCAGAAGATG CTTCGAAAGGCAAGGAGGAAGCTCATCTATGAAAAAGCTAAGCACTACCACAAGGAGTACCGGCAGATGTACAGAACTGAGATTCGAATGGCTAGGATGGCCAGGAAAGCTGGCAACTTCTACGTACCCGCGGAACCCAAGTTGGCATTTGTCATCAGGATCAGAGG TATCAATGGTGTGAGCCCAAAGGTTCGAAAGGTGTTGCAGCTTCTTCGCCTCCGTCAGATTTTCAATGGCACCTTTGTGAAGCTCAACAAGGCTTCAATTAACATGCTGAGAATTGTGGAACCATACATTGCATGGGG GTACCCAAACCTGAAGTCAGTAAATGAATTGATCTACAAGCGTGGTTATGGCAAAATCAACAAGAAGCGAATTGCCCTGACGGATAACGTGTTGATTGCTCGATCTCTTG GCAAATACGGTATTATCTGCATGGAGGATCTGATTCATGAGATCTATACTGTTGGAAAACGTTTCAAAGAAGCAAACAACTTCCTGTGGCCCTTCAAATTGTCTTCTCCACGAGGTGGAATGAAGAAAAAGACTACCCATTTTGTAGAAGGTGGAGATGCTGGCAACAGGGAAGACCAGATCAACAGACTTATAAGAAGGATGAACTAA